GGACCGTGTCCTCGAATTGGAGTTGGACGCGGTGCTGCTGGTACCTGTCTGACCGGTGTGCCACCAGTCAGTTGGGCTGGTCAGCAGGGCGATCGAGAGCAAGGGCGTGCCCACCCTGTCGATGACCAGCGCCCGCTCCATCACGGCATCGGCCAACCCGCCTCGGGCGGCTTTCACCGACTTCCCGCTGGGTCACACCTGCGGGCCGCCTGACCGGCAGGTGGAGCAGCGGTCGATCATGCGTGACGCCCTGGCGCTGTTCGAGACCATGGACCGGCCGGGAATCGTGGACTTGGGCTACGCGTGGCCCGCGCCATGGAAGGAAGCAGCGCTGCGACCGGAGGATCATCGCACCCCTCGTCACGACACCCCCCAGTACCAGAATCGGGATGACCGGGAGGCCGCGGTGGCGGCGTACGGGGTCGGGATCGCCTGCCGGGCCGGCGCCCCGGGCGAGATACCTCGCTGCTGATGGTCTCCGAGCTGTTCGATCCGCAATCCTGGCGCCCGGTAGAGGGCTTCTCCTTCGACGACATCACCTACCACCGGGCGGTCGATCAGGGAACGGTACGGGTGGCCTTCGATCGGCCCGAAGTGCGCAATGCCTTCCGGCCGCAGACGGTGGACGAGCTCTATGTCGCCCTCGATCATGCCCGCCAATGGAGCGACGTGGGGACCGTCCTGCTCACCGGGAACGGCCCGTCTCCCAAGGATGGGGGTTGGGCTTTCTCCTCGGGCGGGGACCAGCGCATCCGCGGTAGAGCCGGCTACATGTACGCCGAGGGTGAAGGCGCCGCGGACATCGACCCCGCCCGTCTCGGAAGGCTCCACATCCTCGAGGTCCAGCGCCTGATCCGGTTCATGCCCAAGGTGGTCATCGCGGTGGTGCCGGGTTGGGCGGTAGGGGGTGGTCATAGCCTCCACGTGGTGTGCGACCTGACCCTGGCCTCGGAGGAGCACGCCGTCTTCAAGCAGACCGACTCGGACGTGGCCTCGTTCGACGCCGGATTCGGGTCGGCCTACCTGGCCCGAATGGTCGGCCAGAAGCGG
The genomic region above belongs to bacterium and contains:
- a CDS encoding 1,4-dihydroxy-2-naphthoyl-CoA synthase — translated: MVSELFDPQSWRPVEGFSFDDITYHRAVDQGTVRVAFDRPEVRNAFRPQTVDELYVALDHARQWSDVGTVLLTGNGPSPKDGGWAFSSGGDQRIRGRAGYMYAEGEGAADIDPARLGRLHILEVQRLIRFMPKVVIAVVPGWAVGGGHSLHVVCDLTLASEEHAVFKQTDSDVASFDAGFGSAYLARMVGQKRAREIFFLGADYSAEEAFRMGMVNKVVPHADLEETALEWAGIINAKSPMSQRMLKFAFNLIDDGLVGQQVFAGEATRLGYMTEEAQEGRDAFVEKRPKDFSRFPRYY